The nucleotide window ttatgtttccttttccattaggCTAACACTACTCTTTAAAGTGTTGTTTTCTTTAGCgatttcccccctccattttcatTTGTCTGATTCTATTCCTTAGGGAATTGTTCTCTtcagtaaattaaaataatttcctagTTGCTTTTTGGcaattttcttatcatttttaaagtttttcttttcaggtttttctaggGGTTCTTTTGAGGTCTGATATCCTTTTATGCTTTTGTTTTAGACATTGTTGTCCTCTCCTGTGTTCATCCCTatcacaaaagtaattttcttgGGTCagagtttgggtttttgtttttgattgttgtttgttttggtcTTTGGCTATTTTTCTAATccaccccctgcccccacccctcaTTACATTATCTATATGTTGTGGATCTTCTTTGTTCCTGGGATAGAGAGAGCACTTCTCTAAGCTTGGAAAGTATTCTTATCTGGTATTTGGGTTAGGATTGGCTGCCATTTTTCCTCATGGGTGCCTGCCAAGAAGGTGGCTGTGCTGGTTTGCTCTGGGGGAGGAAGGGTGGGGGCAGTTTGCAGCTGTTTTGTCAAGCTATAATTCAGCACACTGGGCTACTGATTCCCCTGTTGTTTTGTGGTCTGATCCCCACTCTGCTGCTTCCCTACTTCTGTAAGCTTTCCACCTTGGACTCTGCTGCCCCAAGCACTCCACCACCACCTAGGAGTAAGCAGGCTTCTTCATTGTGGTCCCAGCTCCCCCTTTCTGCTTTCCTGTAACCTTAGGAGTCACTGTGGTCCCCGgttcccctctcttttcccttgcAGTCCCAGGGGTCTGATGCCATGTGGAGAGTTTGTAGgcttcatttttttctacctGTGTGGAGTAATCTGGCTGTTCATTTCTGTTCTGTAGCTTTGTTGCCTCTGGCAGTCATAGGCTGCTCTAAGATTCTCACACATGCTATTCTGCCTGACTCTCTCCTTTTACCCCAATGAAATGTGTTCCTCCAGCTTCCCTTTGTTTTGaagcaatttattttctttgtgtgtgtgtgtgtgtgtgtgtgtgtgcatagagTGATTAGAGGGAGCAGAACATCCTTTAttctgccatcttagctcccagAATATAACTCTGCCCAATCAtgggaaattttaaaatgaaatttcaaatacTTCTACACCTCCTACTTTTCCTAAACTCCATTGATTTTTCAGAATGAGTATTTAATTCCTCTCTATTTCCTTCAATATACCACCCATAAAATATTGGTTTCTCATCTAAAATTAGTAACTCCCAAGTCTATGTAAGCTTGGGAATACTAGCAATAAGAATAAATTGTTTTAGCTCCGAGAAAAATAGCTGGGGCTGAAGGAGTGTGAAATCAGGTTACACAGTTGGTAAAATTCTTGTGCTTAATAATCAAAATGATATTAAATCAAAGCCTTAAAGAAAGTGCCCTGAAGCTGTAGTTACTTTGGGATAGATTCAGGTGAGCCTTACTTAAGAATCCTTTTGGAAAAAAAGGTAAAGGCATTTAGGAAAAGATATTTAAAGTAAAACACCATCATGACACCAACAAACAAGAGACACTCGCCTTGTTCCTTTTCTGCTAAACAACTTTAATCTCATAACCTCATGATTCCCTAATTGCAGgcttttgcattatttttccatttgaattctaTAAAAAACATCATTCTCAGAAAATCCCTGATCTTAAAGGACTTGACAATCTAATTGTCACTGTTGAAAATAATACTGTAAAGATCTCTTCATGGAAACAGGATCCTGATGTATGTGAAATATGgataattaacaaataaaatgaaaggtttgatgTCATCTATATTCCTATGGCTTGAAAAGATAAAGGGTTTCTCTGTgcctaaaaaataaacaataaaatagtgAATGAAAAGGGGCAAATGGTTTAACATCCAGTCTCTCACATGGTGGTCACTAAATCAATCATTAGAATGTCTGATTCTCGGAAAAAAGAGAGGGGCCGCCATTTAAGTCCAGTGGAGATGATAGGGGGATGGCAAGGGGAAGGATTGTTAAAAGTAAGCTTCATGTGAGATGCCTACCATCCCCAGAGGAATGTCCTCTCTTTCTCTAGTACCACTTCGAGCCCCAAAACTGCCAGTGCATGTCAATGGGTTTTCAGATATTCTTTGGGAAGGATCAGAAGAAAATCAATAACAGACTCTGATGACTATAATCTGGGAGTCCCTCAGGGAAAGGAAAACAGTATAGAATTTTAAGAAACCTCATTCTAGTCACTGTCCCTATGTCACCTCATTTACCTTTGACCCCTTCTTGAAGTCCCAGGAAAGGAACAATGGAGGTATTGTCTGAAAAGTTGTAACTGGGGTGGGATGACTAGGGCTTTGGCCCAGAACAGCAGATGGAATGGGTGGTAAAAGCACCAGCGGTCATAGTCAGATAAGGCtgttctggggtcccttccaacaGCATTTATACCatgaaatgaacaaatattacaaatcagggcttaattTCTCGTTTTGTCTAgatttaataaaaatgatgaaaaatctcaatactgtaaTGCATATTAAACCGAAAAGAGTCTTACTTCCCCAGGGCTGGATGGTAAAACATCACTAGCACCCACCGCTTCTGGTCCagcctactcattttacagataaggagacccAGAAAGGCGGTGAGTCAGACGTAAAGTGacaaaggaaggatttgaactctgatcttcctaacTGCTAATCTAACACCGGCTATCTCTTAGGCCATTCTCCTTTAATCTTTGAACCTAAGTTTCCCGACTGTAAAACTGGCGGATCAATACCTTAACaactttgttaaaaaaattttttttaatccccaaaataatgttataatatgatatattgaATATAACATTTCAacctatatgtaatatattaaaatgatatgATAATAAATACTAAAGAATactataatatgtaaaataaataaaatatagtggttgtctctcggtgatcgagaatattgaaataataaaaggtAATAATATATTACATGAAGATCctaaaatacaaaagaatgaTTGGTCGCTTCAGgggtgccccctccccccccattaaAACTTCCCAATGttgatttctttgaaaaatgaagtttTAAGTTTTCCAGGTCAAAACAATTCGCCCCAGGGCGTGGCTTATAAACAGTGACGTCAGAAGCTGAGGGTACTTGCACtgtactggggaggggaaggttgTGGAAGGGTGAGGCACATTCTGGACTTCTAACTTAAGGTGGGATCTGGctggaatggggtgggggaggggcggtGGAGTGGGTGTGTGCTACTTCGCTCTGGGAGCCAGGATCACGGTTGATGGGTATTGGGCTAAACTAGGAGAGTGGACATCGAGTCTTGTAACCCAGCGGGTATTAAACGCCTTCTGTTTGCCAGGAGGGTGCCGTGGGAGCTCTGTCTCCCGCTTCTTTCATATCTccagagcttaataaatatttgtttgcttgtcaAGCACCAAAAAGCAATCCAAAGCCCCGATCAGTCAGGAGCTTACTTTCTAGTGGCCCCACCAGCAAATACAAAGCATTTATGGGATCGATATGGAGTCTTTGAACATCTGGGGCAATCTGGAATGGTCTCCCGTTGTCATTAGAGCAGGGGCCTGAACTGAGGAGTATTccaagagggaaagggggggggggaaggaggcaTGCGCCTGCGCAGCAGAAATGAGGCGAAAACCCCCCCAAAGTTCTCTCGCCCAAGGTTATTTGGGGTCATGCAGCATGCCTGTGAGCCTCGAAGCTCCTTCGCCATTGGCCAGACAAATGGAGGAGCCGGGAAGGATCTTGGAAAGCCTCAGCAACAGGGTTGGGATAAGTGCTTGGTACTACGCCTGCGCGGCTCTGGTCATTTGCCATTGGCTGAAGGGATGAGTCGAAGGGCGGGGCTTGGGGCAAGTTAGGTGGCTTCACTGTAAGACCTGGGGCAGTCGGCTGAGCCTCGTGCAGTGCTTCACCTCGTGCGCTGCAGGCGAGTGTTCCAGGCTGGTCATCCAGAGGGAAGCGAGGCGGTAGCAGTTCTGTTCCAGACCCTGAGAAGCAAGGCTTTGCTGACCGTGAGCGTGACCGTGACCGTGAGCTGGATCCCAGGTTGCTGTTGGTGCCTGCAGTTCCCCTGATCCTGTCTTCCTGATGCCGCCCAAGGTCGCCCACAAGATCCAGCCCCGGCCAGGATCCCAATCCCAAAGGGACCTGACCCAGGTGGGGAGCTCAGAgatccagccccagccccaggcccagccccaggcgCATGACCCTGAAGTCCCAACCCTGCCTAGCGCCCCGGGGGTCCAAGCTCTGTCCCAGCCCAAGGTGGGAGGAATCCCTGAGTTGGAGCCCCAGCCCGAGACCTCCTCTGAGATGGAGCCCCAGGCAGGTCCCTCCTCCAAAGCGCCCCAGTTGGAGGAGGTGCCCCACTTTGAAGAGGTGCCCCAatttgaggaggaggaagaggagcccCGGCCAGAGGCCGAAGCCGTCACTGCCCAGATCCTGAGTGAGCTGGAGGCGGAGGCGGGCACCCCGAAGCCCCCGTTCCAGGTGGGCGATCAGGTGCTGTGCCTGCACGGCTCACTGCTGTACGAGGCCAAGTGTTTGCGTGTGGCAGAGGCAGCTTGCGGCACTGAGGCCGAGGCCGAGGCGGGTCCCCTTACCTACCTCATCCACTACACGGGCTGGAATAAGAACTGGGACGAGTGGGTGTCCGCCTGCCGCGTCTTCCAGTACTCAGACGCCAACCTGGCCCGGCAGAGCGAGCTGCTGGTGGCCCACCAGGCGCGCCTGCCGCCCCGCAAGAAGAGGCGCGGGGCCCTGCGTGCCCGTAAGACCCCTGGCCTGCCGGTGGATCGGGTGGCCCTTCCAGCCCCTCGCCGGAAGAGGAGCCGCGGCGGGCAGCCGAGCGCCCAGGCCCAAGAGGCGGCTACCTTCCGCGAGGAAGTCAGGGTAGAGATCCCCGAGTTGCTGAAGCCTTGGCTGGTGGACGATTGGGACCTGGTCACCAAGCAGAACCAGCTCTTCTACCTCCCGGCTGCGAAGACTGTCGAGTCCATCCTGGAGGACTATGCCCAGGCCAAGGCGGCTCCCGGCGTGCCCGAGGAGACGGCCTTCGCTGTGGTGGAGGTGGTGGCCGGCATCAAGGAGTACTTCAATGTGATGCTGGGCACCCAGCTGCTGTACAAGTTCGAGCGGCCGCAGTACGCGCAGGTGCTGGCCGAGCACCCCGGAGTGTGCATGTCGCAGATCTATGGCGCGCCACATCTGCTCCGTCTCTTTGTGCGCATCGGGGCCATGCTGGCCTACACTCCGCTCGATGACCAGAGCCTGGCCCTGCTCCTTGGTCACTTGCACGATTTCGTGGCCTATCTGGCCGAGAATTGTGCTGCCCTGTTCAGTGCCAGTGACTACGGGGCCGCGCCCCCCGAGTACCATGACAGAGTCGGCTGAGAGCCCCTGTGCCAGGGGGAGCTCAATGGACTTTGTGCGCTCCGGGACCGCTCACCCCGCAGCAACGAGCGGGGCTTGGCACAAAGTATAATCCATGTTGGGTGTTTGGGATGGCGGCTACAAAGGGTTGGGTTTGTGACTAAAAACTCCTGGGAGTGGGAGGCAGGAGGTTGGGGGAAGGGCCAGAGGAAAAGGGTGGGGCTGGAGGCTGGAggcgggaggaggaggaggtactGGGAGGTGGGGCGGGTTTAGCCTCAATTCCTAGAACCTCGGGAATAATGGTCCCTGGCAAGGACCTGGCGGGTGGGATGTTTCCTTTTAAGTCGACTTGGCTGTTTCTTAGGGGTCCAATTCTTAAAGATTAAGCGCCccgggagggaaaagggaggttCTGGGGGAGTCGGGGCGGGACGTTTTAGCCTCAATTCTTTGAATGGTCCTAGACCGGGACTTGGCGGCTGGGATGCTTCCTTATAAGTCGACTTGGCTGTTTGAATTCTTGGGATTCCAATTCTTTAGGACTAAGCTTctgggggcagggaagagggagaggcacAGGCGCGGGAGGTGGGGGGGCTCTGTTTAAACTCAGTTCTCCTTTGAATGTCTTTAATAATGGTTCTAGATGGGGAGTTGGAGGGTGGGATTGAGCAAATGACTATTTGCATTCTTGTGGTTGCAGTTCTTCAAGACTAAGCACTTATAGATCTTCTGTATGTGACATGtgtatagatgtatgtatatagatcTTCATGATGTGACAAGGTGGTACTCTAGACTGCCGGTGCGTTAAGGTTAAAGATTTTCATTTGtgtttattgaaatttttttggTGCAGAAATAAATATCCTCTCTGAAACTGGGCTGTTGTTCACATTTTCACTTTGCCCAGATGATTAAAGAATGAACATTCATGTTTATTGTTCCTTTATTTTGATTGAAATGCTCTTTCTAACAAGATAAAAATTCATTATTGTATatctatagtatagtatagtattttAGGAAAGTTGATAATTTTAGGAATTGTTTTATAAGTCTtggaaataaatctttttttcattgaaaatgcAAACTTTGTTCTGgttgtcttttctttatattaaaattttgacCTTTGCCACCATCAGttttaaaagttataaatatatttttttcttagcaCTTAGTAATGTTTTTGAAGTACCTCCCTTCAAGGCCAGATTGACCCGCTCCCTACATGAAACACTCAGCTACACCTGCTCCTGTTAAATACCATCTACCTACCTTGtaaggttcttgtgaggatcaaataagacaattATAAGCACTTGGCAAGGGCCTGAGACACAGTAAGCACTGTGTAAATGTTAACTACTAACAGTAATTTTTACAATAATACTAATTATTATGGATATCACCAGGATGGATTCCAGGGTCTTCCTAGCCAGGAGGTAGAAGAGCAAGTCCCAGTCCTCCACCAGATAGCAATATTAGATATTAGAGATGATAATTTGGAATCCCAaagacctgatttgaacctaaatATCCTGTCCCCACGGTCAATTACTTAGAATAATTGTCTTATggaaaaataaacttatttttttttttacatttcattcaTGCTTGGGTCCTTTTCCAAACCATTTAAAACTAAGAGCCCCCTAGATGTTTCTAGGGTCCTGTTAAAAATTGCTCTGTAGGGATTTGGCCCCCGTTAGGATCAtagtaattatataaatatacatatatgtatgtatgtatatgcatatatataatttattcaaatacatgtatattttacatatttgcaaatatcaatacaaaaaatattttaatggtgTTAACATCTTCATTAAAATTTGAACTTTTACAGTAAAGGGGACAGCAACTTTGTGAATCCATGTAGGACTAGATATCAGGCAACATACTGCAAAGTCAGAACTTACTTGCTGGAAAGATAATGGAAATACATCTATAATGAGAGAATTATGTTACAATAATTTTGTAGAGTATAAATAAAAGAAGttgttattgtgaagattaaaattaactctcccctggttgtgaaaattaaaattataacccctgcctatttttagatttaatcaccaaaactgtaaaccctacttaaaagttgagtatggagatctgcccatttttagatctaatcaccaaaagtgtaaacatcccacttaatcattaaataGGAGgactgtgacccatgtgtgcaatagtgagtgatgaattagaattaaactaactgtccctgggcagtcttaaggcaaaacttcaactgtgattggcagatgtaaaattaggggaagacataggaagtgacacaaaagaagcgTCTTTAAAAAGagatgtcacttcctgtgagagagagttctttattctttggaaGTAGAGGCTGGAgataattctttattcttttgagtggaggctggacctgagaccctgttcttggtgaggctgttctaaaatctctttctttgaactgacacatggtgagtgaaaagctgattcttaactgctggattttctgaaaaaaaactaaccccaggagagacttacctcttgagagagacctCCCCAGGTCCTCTTCTTTGCCAAGGCctaaggattaactctccctgcccaggttgagccaggggcccgAGTAAATgatttagtgcttaggctagatatcttgccatatcctctctgattttcttatttcactctttctacattttgtaaataaatctctttggaataaattaaattcctggcaaccacacttaAATAATCTAGtacaacccttttaaaattaaccctttCCCCCCCTTACATTATACCAAGTAGTTGATGTCTAACACTTGTGCAAATTAATTGCCGATTATGTGTGGAGAACAGCATACACATATGTTtcttaattaaaacattttctgtGCCCCAGGCAGAAAGAGTCACCAAATGTGACTAACTCCCTTCCTCCCAGTGGATGTTCCATCTAGAACATGTTAATATTCAGTGACAgatggaaatagaattcttaggGCCCTTCTAACTAATATTGTATGAAGTACCCAAAAAGTAATATTTAGAAAACTCATTCATTTATTGAATAAAATTGTGGGAAAAAATGTGCAGTAATTTAATTCATGTAGTTTGGGGTGGTGGTTAGAGCTGGCCTCACACTGACTAATTAGATGACCCTATGAAAGTCCTAACTTTTCAGTGTCTTAAGCCTAGAAATCCATCTTGAGTGGGTACAGAGATTTGTTATCAGGAGATCtttatgccaataaaatcacagatttgcCTTCCCTCccttacacaaacacacacacacacacacacacacacacacacacacacacacacacacagcaatgAGCTAGTATTGGTTAATGAGGCTTTATTTTCTCTGGTTAAGAAGGATGAACTCTTCAGTTTTTATGCCCATTGGCAGAAAGAAGCATCGCCTTATTTCCAGAATGGAAAGGGATGTGACAGATTCACTCAGTCAGAGGATCCCCCAAGGAGAAGATTCCTTGTCATGGTGTGATTCTATTTAACACAATGTATGAGAACCTGCACAGAGACCCTCTCTACCTTACATAGTAGCTACATTCTTAAAgttcaaaagttttaaaattaaatcctattttaaaagaattttgagagTTCAACTCTAAAGAAATTATGCAATTAGTCCTTTAATAGTTATAGAAAAGAAGGGTGACTGCATCCTTTCCTTGATATAGGGAGCTCCCAGGAGAGGAAATCCCTCCACTGAAGAGGGCTGACCCAAATGTTGCCCTTAACAGGCTCAGAGATGCAGCCAAGGCACAAAGATAGAGGACTGGTTTGGGGGGCCATGGCCTCTGTGTGTGATGGACAGGCCTGTATCCTGTGAAAGGgaactctttattctctttgtctattttgagttaacacttagctaacactaacttaagtacccctacttagtacctcagcAGACAGTAAGAGTGTttgcaagtcatttgctaaagtgggaaacaactcaatcagtcaggaaattgtgaatctgtttgataagagtttacacctccagaggatgagaagtggatcctGCAAGACACTGCCTCCCCTgtgcagtgctagacaatttgaaagctgtgattggccccatatgaagaggggaagggacaagaaagcTTTAAAAGCccttaatttgggggggggggcaaaggtAGGCTTAAAGAGTCGTTCTCAACAGGTTGTCATCTTCAATTTGAACTGCTTCTTgaggaacttgggtgagtgaatagctggcttttctttcctgacttctggagagagattaattctGGTTGAGGGTTAACAAGTCCTGCCAGGCTGAGTCGAGCATtgaagcaatatttagtgtgacgggctaaatatattttctaccctctttttgtatttctcaactttcactttgtccacctattttgtaaataaaaactattgaaagtcattttgacttgagctataatgttttaaatgagtgaccatcatattatttttaattttcatatattttaatcaaaccttcaattttaattccttacaaccCTATCAATCTCCTTGGCTTTGAGATGAGTTCTCTCATCATTATGATTTGCTCCCTGTCAGTTGATGtactttttattgcatttttgtgttttttcttttttaaactcttactttctgccctAAAGTCAGTACTGCATATTATTTCTaatgcagaagaatggttaggtactttttaatgattattgACTCATTCACTGATCAAAGCTGCTCCC belongs to Monodelphis domestica isolate mMonDom1 chromosome 8, mMonDom1.pri, whole genome shotgun sequence and includes:
- the LOC100011831 gene encoding mortality factor 4-like protein 1, yielding MPPKVAHKIQPRPGSQSQRDLTQVGSSEIQPQPQAQPQAHDPEVPTLPSAPGVQALSQPKVGGIPELEPQPETSSEMEPQAGPSSKAPQLEEVPHFEEVPQFEEEEEEPRPEAEAVTAQILSELEAEAGTPKPPFQVGDQVLCLHGSLLYEAKCLRVAEAACGTEAEAEAGPLTYLIHYTGWNKNWDEWVSACRVFQYSDANLARQSELLVAHQARLPPRKKRRGALRARKTPGLPVDRVALPAPRRKRSRGGQPSAQAQEAATFREEVRVEIPELLKPWLVDDWDLVTKQNQLFYLPAAKTVESILEDYAQAKAAPGVPEETAFAVVEVVAGIKEYFNVMLGTQLLYKFERPQYAQVLAEHPGVCMSQIYGAPHLLRLFVRIGAMLAYTPLDDQSLALLLGHLHDFVAYLAENCAALFSASDYGAAPPEYHDRVG